The sequence below is a genomic window from Uranotaenia lowii strain MFRU-FL chromosome 2, ASM2978415v1, whole genome shotgun sequence.
tgggagggtattttgtagcgcgacaaggaagaaatccaatgggaatattgtttttcctCAGTTAATttcgggttttaagcacaatagttcGAAGCTTCGTCCgaatttgtgataataaactaaataatatcttAATCAGTGAGAAAAATCTCATGAATTCTTATCCCCAAAAAAAGTAgtaactttcaacttttttgaagcgtgATCTGTAAATCTGAGGTTAGTTTTAAAGAAAAGTCTTTAGAACATGTTGTTTCTAAAGATAGAGCATTGACGCTCTAGACAAAGTTAGTGAAAATTGAatgatctacaacttttctGAAGTCCTCATTGTGATAAGaaaattgattggaaaatggaaaaaatctctCACTTTTAGCTGAATTGATCAGGACACATgcgcatttaaaaataatgaaaaattgtagTTCATATCATCAAGCAATTTCTACATTTAAGCCTTCAAAAAGCtcatgatagttttttttttgtttttaccacTATGCACCGGTGCGATTGATTCGGTTCACTACCGCCAAGAGCTTGTACAGCAGGGGTTCTTGGTAactgtattttaaaactttatctaAAACTTTACCTGATTTTATTAGACCTTAGTTTGGGTTATTAGAAAAATGAACAACATTACAAGCATATTAATTCTTACCATCCTTGTTTCATTGCAGGTGAACGGCCTTACCAATGTGATTATCCGGGCTGTTCCCGTGCCTTCACCCAAAGCGGTCAACTGAAAACACATCAACGGTTACACACCGGCGAGCGGCCCTTCATCTGTTCGGCTGCCAATTGCATGATGCGTTTTACCCATGCCAATCGACACTGTCCGGATCATCCTTACGATACCCTGAAGCGTTGTGACGATTTTGTAATTCAAGCGATTCCTGAGCAAAACAGCGAAGTATTGCGTTGGTTGGAGAAATATCGTTCCGAGCGGGAGGACAGAACACCAACCAGAAAGACACCGAAAAGGCCAAATCAATCTTCTCAGAATGAAAACGAAAATCGGAGCGAACCAAGCAGACGACACAATAACGAAAACTATGCCGAGAATGGTTCAGCCTTCCAGTCTCCACTAACACCGCGATCGCCTTTCAAAAGCCGCAAAGGGTTGATGTGCGAACTGGACATGAACGCAGGTATGGGTCTATCTGCGAGCCCGATAACTGCAAAAACGAAACCCAATTTGCCAAAAATGATCCAGTGGCAAGAACCAACCAGCCAGGAGGAAGACGATTCCGGTGATGAATCAAACTGCGAAATTCCTGCTCGATCAACATTCAATCCCAAGAAAAAATGGCTACGAGATGCATGGCAAGAAGACTTGGCTAAACCGCTGGAACCGAATATTATTTCACCTCAGGTTTTATCCAGCACGACATCAACAGCAGCATTGAAACAGCAACTGATGAGCAGCCCTGACAATAGCAGTCCAAAGCACCAAGTTATCACCATAGACCCCAACCTAATGCGTCCTACCGTACTGATGGTGGCCAGCAAAGACCGCGCTCGACCTCTCGATGAGCAACCGACTATTCATACTACAAAAAAAGTACCCGGTACTCGACCTGAAGAAACCAACCGAAAACTTCAGGGAGCCCTAGCTTTAATGCAACTTGCTACCGAAGAAACACAAGCCTTCATAGGACAATACGGGTCAGACATGTTGGCAAGCACTTCCAGTGAAATCGTTCAAACACATGATCTTTCGTCGACCATTATGACTCCCAGCTCTTCGAACTCGCCGGCGGGATCTTCCTGCATCAATCCCAGTGAGACGACGCCTATCACTCCTCTACACATACCGCTGATTTCGACTCTGTGCAACGATATAGATTACAGCATACCGTTCACACTGGCCGCTGAGAACTACGCCAACGGCAACAACGCCCAATAGACAAAATGCGGCGCGTCTTTCAAAAACCTATGTGGATCCTCGCTTTATAACGTTAGTCTTCGAACGTTCGATCTCCGAAATGTCTCCTAATTCACTTTCTTCTATTTTGTAGTACTACTTTCGAGAAATTGTTTCTATTTTTATGAGCTTTTAATCGTTTAAGATTATCCAAAGAATTAACAAGCAAAGTAGGATTGgtaaaatgtggaaaaataaGGGTATTACAAACACCCCGTTAACTCTGTACCCTGTGATTCGTCTGTGTTTCTTATCATTAAGGCCTTCAAAATTCGTTCTACTTACTTTGctttatattttatcaatttgaaaaaaaaaatgttattttttgctaGATTCTAAGATCaaattgaactttttcaaacaaaactatCAACACGTAATACCATAAGTACTATATCTACAGATAACCAGTGTAGGAACATTTTGTCTAAAAAATGATCTATTAAACATTCGTGTAAAGATCACTTTCTctttatcataaaaatttaaaatctcaaaatttcgCAGCTGAAGAGAGCTATTTATATTTAACTAGAAACATAGCGTGAATAGAAAGCTACCGCTAGACGTTGATAAAACGTTTCCCAAAAATAAACCTAAAAACAAGAAATCACACAATGTACATTGTAACTGTTTGTAAATAGTTTACCAGTAATAAGTAAAAGTGTAAACTCATATTTTTATTTGCTAACCATTATCATAATAGAAAAGTTccaattaaaattcatttaaatatcTACAAGCGCACCTCAATTTGTTATTGAAAGAAAATCCATAATCCATTCTCTGTAAAgaacaattaatttttatttgctcTTTTTAGGCATCTTCCAGTCACAAAAAGTTTTGGTGGTTATAATTCGTTATTTGCTCAAGTTTAAATTCGCTATTAACTCATAGATGGCATTAGTAGATGCACCTACATACCGCCATCTACTTAAAAACACTCATGTATTTTGTatcctttttttaatatttcatagaGGCATGTTCATTTGTTTGAATATCTAAGATTTATAGTCCTTTGCGTGGGTTGTCGAaaatgtcttatttttgttcagatttggtACTCGTAAAAGGTCGGTTCATATGACCTAAATAACCCcacctatttttatttatttttttttacaatttctttatttgaaacggctcatacctttagagACGCCACCTATGAGCAAATAGAAAATTCAAGCTTTTATACGTGACAATAAGACCGGAATAACATTCGCATTCGCAGGaacagtcgcctaaaacttcTGTTGGCTCCACGCAACAACTCTCCGTGTTATGAAATTACAGTCGGTCAGAATTGCAACATCTTCTCACTTCTCTTTCGAGATTACGGTATACTTCCTGACTGTTAATTCCAATAGAAGCAAGGTCCCCCATTTCGTAGCCTAAGattaaaaaatctcttaaaatggtGCAGCCCCCACAGAATGTTGAGGGTGTACTGGCTGAACCCTGCGGACTTTGTGGGGAAGAGGAGAAGTTATTTTAGTCAACGTTTACTTTAAAGAtagatgcagagatctctacgaCCCATCGATAAA
It includes:
- the LOC129744361 gene encoding Krueppel homolog 1-like, yielding MDTPKRIKTISSPYVNSPPPVGSPAALGGNRYNITGSGGHWSSGWPPEALSSPVSSCSSPEAMHLTKARPLIGTPTTNTPGGQGGNNGWNQHQNPLSSEGSGSAEKSENKRGRPRSELLTSLMVEGSISPSAIKCRYCNRVFPREKSLQAHLRTHTGERPYQCDYPGCSRAFTQSGQLKTHQRLHTGERPFICSAANCMMRFTHANRHCPDHPYDTLKRCDDFVIQAIPEQNSEVLRWLEKYRSEREDRTPTRKTPKRPNQSSQNENENRSEPSRRHNNENYAENGSAFQSPLTPRSPFKSRKGLMCELDMNAGMGLSASPITAKTKPNLPKMIQWQEPTSQEEDDSGDESNCEIPARSTFNPKKKWLRDAWQEDLAKPLEPNIISPQVLSSTTSTAALKQQLMSSPDNSSPKHQVITIDPNLMRPTVLMVASKDRARPLDEQPTIHTTKKVPGTRPEETNRKLQGALALMQLATEETQAFIGQYGSDMLASTSSEIVQTHDLSSTIMTPSSSNSPAGSSCINPSETTPITPLHIPLISTLCNDIDYSIPFTLAAENYANGNNAQ